Proteins co-encoded in one Lasioglossum baleicum chromosome 14, iyLasBale1, whole genome shotgun sequence genomic window:
- the Htt gene encoding huntingtin, with protein MTSLSNVLKAIEALKTTQESNVLPSDPCARKEKIACCVTIAEGMCSPSVKSTTKFPQVLSLSIETLLLLCNDDESNVRMIADETLNKIIRAMTDSNVVKVQIELYNEIKKNGPARTLRAALWRFGLLSHMIRPTRGKAYVSNLIPCIVGIAHRSEEAVIETLSQSLDLIMKALGPFMTDNDVKTLLKAFFENVSSVQAVFRRAAANMILATCLNCRKPQYFLNYVLKHLLGIVVPISEDVGSVATIIGIFGCVRIILPHVCNPADFQDDETAQLDSLLQIYELCLHYAKWHSDHNVINAALETLTQLLKSPPRALVSILLSNQGITSSKIALNQNDAMLSLSQMSISSTNTTGGQHSESTLNLLDSEMPEIHPKIEKWILDSEAAPTSVQNAQIQKDCAKDVIEMKGIELDSYSSLKIGVIDHEAVEEGSDVGSEIGKSEKVFSVAQNETREHDCSEEIASTISSPKKLSLDFSLRETDIGTFTDPEVPLKYCCRYLASSFLLTGTAGHVMPDKYFRVSVKSLALNCLAYILKLCPNLLLMPVAKEPSHSENEQTIADILLFANHPDPQIRGNISMIIGTFLKSVFTQNGGSFKRFETEIAKMKMHGSVSLESLVKLLLEGLEDDSATTCRQTLIALSRCLPELLESVDNHYGVTILTALPQLVKNPYFLVKVKLVELLSEISYVTVEHITGGSMFQEHFMNVIVTLLGDQDQRIRHAASDAIVKSIPLLYFQQPQEDVITRKAVQYTEKFLSAVSASSLELSSCQEKQKLFVKTTVQPFASLNFRNETQYHPNVEYSLSIVVNMLAEILGVQSSKYLVYGCCEALFHLSDVYTVTMYIRGWDCILPKTLLKKSHKKNGSRLDISESSFTSDMMPSSVSNSLLSLALPLLSSSPISLDLSTHRHLILLAGNLASGIAFCNFKPHDPSKSSGTIKDKQIELLLTHVTRVLNIYVHIIDDVQLAQPSAKTTLTTLTSTQTLSPKKKMVMGEQKSKEKGERFGGLRFGKEQMGTFASVPHYMKMYNILKAAHSNYLVTLESDASEMYLSLLNAVLDVLSQILEIVSYNEGAQITEEILYYLQTTVVLSPTATVQCVQQLLKCLCSTNVYAQWNESEGQRNIDRIAILRDDVKGFYNHCFQNPARQMADTIKSMGNNCRGENELDTGWVGLLRREGDRKSYTIMKNLSRWTDQKTSIASFIRLFEPMVIKSLKQYTVTSSVPLQCQVLMLLSQLVQLRVNYCLLDSERIFIGFVLRQFEHFEEGHVQHTENILPKIFNFLVHLSYEKNHSRMIIGVPKIIQLCDGLMASGQPALTHCIPALAPVVEDVFLIRNASSNPVEQRELETTREVLISMLLRLAEYYQIIELLALCLTESRSSGDGNGEEKWRRWSRLTMDTVLPMLTAGRVRIESERAHVALVKLFAAISPTVFRPVDPLLKVLLVAPEETLDASTVKLKRWLGMINVVLLSLISCAKEESMLARLSDLNTNMTDLMQSFLLPESCRTVDPLHVLGFQSSDVPPERVLARFIFKVISWVGSKVYSFLGLIDYNASDSFVPFAESLDSDRYLLQQFAFFLQLCIHMFESGSHCKVANATMQMIQGRCIPDEEKLAITDLNHLMLSIGNRCPMLTCQWAYLMTLLSYNEMSFWSKVLGTHQQPLAEEKKTERPSSINIHIIRKGGNILFCDYVCENLSDAEPLTWLLVNHTEDTVNNAIESPVRDLLTAAVHRNPAASGLLVQAIATKCTNLSQPSFVKRLLQCIEGAHHSQSGAVLMTLIPKFLSTKFLALSRMASKIASRRVEILLTTGAADVMNQLAKDDFIKIMDTLQATKLAKKHGPLISLLNKLGVQFYDLSPLELDQCRPFNPSTVKSIQLDRGWFLSQVKLRCCNSYAGYSPSEAAQLLRDLDFDDCLDILSCKEFNISILKPCIVLGTRTSIERCQRLELDAAQNQKDLKFEESPLYKAAKQCLLEHVRSVTELMPKPHHIYNPRQPSGYSKDLKYAARLDELLSESVYWDVLFMLIPAVTMFVKTLPQLARYNLSKTELKSEEDLAKFSVLCLELTHWMIHGDEKKLRKLRPRDMALALSCASEVLKQPGPSKIVGDSARYTWVCTAAASLTRVVEHLLTTIDSLPVIDARALQPALEDEDTKEFAQACTKMAALVAWLEQYRKEGVSKSIPRYLFDTIEDLIVSVSRQPLVNSYILTPPLVWRQHWDVVGGGPTKCYFPLMSSESNLLLEVEILEQFIYRINLLGWISRLQFEEIWMALLGVLNLSQNEAVVPDEIPTLIQASSLAVQAITRLLLQTLYLPYPGNPGASTLIHHPRDPQLAVTKISSQKLFAIQDMLAWRYECMNDSENTGGLRMDHVFHRGNVERTSNSNNYAYSQLSVPYLWALCNLYEDKLNISVLNLKNRRNDALMSSSLDLDSCLRFLVDLYTSWTSPQFNTPVQLLTETVKSILAISELFVERSQYQWMLDTLLEIAKVHPTENVILHQYLIVSVCKAAAVLTPLDFETLDKVKRLVDINLKSGFLPARVAALHGSLYLLQSAVLTNCEETMNIIHPPAIEYIQKHLDAQDSNSVLSQSEEHQGVMWALVFFLLEHAEDTPPDAEAPAVLELVLTLLTSQNISSSLHQTLLQGLERLVITKSVIGKVAEQIVKVAIDRLRQPSPMLSLPALQLLLTCMYTEAADRLNQPEIEEPLPDQEPEALVRSIERTSAIFDKIRKGHTMEVELLCAVLSAVLGDFFPPSEILTKVIGEFLSPQQPHPRLLSAVVFKVCERACTCAQMELLQDWVVFSLPNFIQSLPVTMSTWCLSCFFISSSTNRWLRAIFPYVQSRIGKYEYEDKKILCIAASDFYHKLTKDTQRKAFVETFEAAAKEPGAPFGDILASF; from the exons aTGACATCGTTAAGCAACGTACTGAAAGCCATAGAGGCTCTAAAAACAACTCAAGAATCGAACGTTCTTCCGTCAGATCCGTGCGCAAG gaAAGAGAAGATAGCATGTTGCGTGACTATAGCAGAAGGGATGTGTTCACCAAGTGTCAAATCGACAACCAAATTTCCTCAGGTTCTTAGTCTTTCAATTGAAACATTGTTGTTGCTGTGCAATGATGACGAATCCAATGTCAGAATGATAGCAGACGAAACGCTCAACAAAATCATACGG GCAATGACTGATAGTAATGTCGTCAAGGTTCAGATAGAACTttacaatgaaattaaaaagaatGGACCAGCTAGGACGTTAAGAGCTGCCCTCTGGAGATTTGGGCTTCTCAGTCACATGATACGCCCCACGAGAGGAAAAGCATATGTGTCTAATTTAATACCCTGCATAGTAGGTATTGCTCACCGATCCGAGGAAGCTGTAATCGAAACGTTATCTCAGTCGTTAGATTTAATTATGAAAGCTTTGGGGCCATTTATGACAGACAATGATGTTAAG ACCCTACTGAAGGCATTCTTTGAAAACGTGTCTTCTGTGCAAGCAGTATTTCGCAGGGCAGCTGCAAACATGATTCTAGCAACATGCTTGAATTGCAGGAAGCCGCAGTACTTTCTAAATTATGTATTAAAGCATCTTTTAGGTATTGTAGTGCCTATAAGCGAGGATGTGGGCAGTGTAGCTACAATTATCGGTATATTTGGCTGCGTGAGAATCATTTTACCGCACGTTTGCAATCCTGCAGACTTTCAAGACGACGAGACCGCGCAGTTAGACAGCCTGTTACAGATCTACGAACTGTGTTTGCATTACGCGAAATGGCATTCCGATCATAACGTTATAAACGCCGCTTTAGAAACATTGACTCAACTTTTGAAGTCGCCACCAAGAGCTCTAGTATCTATATTGTTATCGAATCAAGGTATAACGAGTAGTAAAATAGCGCTGAATCAGAACGACGCGATGTTGTCCCTTAGTCAAATGAGTATCTCGAGCACTAACACAACTGGCGGGCAACATTCGGAGTCCACTTTGAATTTGCTCGACTCAGAAATGCCGGAGATACATCCAAAAATAGAAAAGTGGATACTGGACTCTGAGGCTGCGCCCACGTCGGTGCAGAATGCACAGATTCAGAAGGACTGCGCTAAGGATGTTATAGAAATGAAAGGGATAGAGCTAGACAGCTATAGTAGTCTGAAAATAGGTGTTATAGATC ATGAGGCTGTAGAGGAAGGTAGCGATGTTGGGAGCGAGATAGGAAAGTCAGAGAAAGTCTTTTCAGTAGCACAGAACGAAACGAGAGAGCACGATTGCTCGGAGGAAATTGCGTCGACTATTTCTTCGCCCAAGAAGCTCTCCTTGGATTTTTCGTTGCGGGAAACGGACATCGGGACGTTCACCGATCCTGAGGTGCCTCTGAAATACTGCTGTCGCTATCTGGCGTCCTCTTTTCTGTTAACCGGCACCGCTGGCCACGTGATGCCAGACAAGTACTTTCGCGTTAGCGTGAAATCGCTCGCCCTAAACTGCCTTGCGTATATTCTGAAACTGTGCCCGAATCTGTTGTTAATGCCTGTCGCAAAAGAACCGAGTCACTCTGAGAACGAGCAAACGATAGCGGACATCTTATTATTTGCTAATCATCCAGATCCTCAGATTAGGGGCAATATCTCGATGATCATCGGCACCTTCTTAAAGTCCGTGTTCACGCAGAACGGTGGGTCTTTCAAACGTTTCGAGACGGAGATTGCGAAAATGAAAATGCACGGGAGCGTGTCCTTAGAGAGTTTAGTGAAGTTGCTACTGGAG GGATTAGAGGACGATTCTGCGACGACGTGTCGGCAAACGCTGATCGCGCTCAGCCGGTGTCTGCCGGAATTGTTAGAGTCCGTCGACAATCATTATGGGGTTACCATCTTGACTGCGTTACCTCAGCTAGTAAAGAATCCATATTTTTTGGTGAAAGTGAAATTAGTAGAACTATTGAGCGAGATATCGTACGTTACCGTAGAGCACATAACTGGCGGATCGATGTTCCAAGAACATTTTATGAACGTCATCGTGACGCTGTTAGGCGACCAGGACCAGAGGATCAGACACGCCGCGTCTGATGCTATCGTGAA GAGTATTCCACTGCTATACTTTCAACAACCTCAGGAGGATGTGATCACGAGGAAAGCTGTACAGTACACGGAAAAATTTCTGAGCGCTGTGAGCGCTAGTAGCTTAGAGCTGTCGTCCTGCCAAGAGAAACAGAAGTTGTTCGTGAAGACGACGGTCCAGCCGTTCGCGTCTTTAAACTTTCGCAATGAGACACAGTATCATCCGAACGTAGAGTACTCTCTGTCGATTGTAGTAAACATGTTGGCAGAAATCCTCGGGGTACAGTCATCCAAGTACTTAGTATATGGTTGCTGCGAGGCTTTGTTCCACTTAAGCGACGTGTACACCGTCACGATGTACATTAGAGGATGGGATTGCATTCTGCCGAAGACATTGCTGAAGAAGTCTCACAAAAAGAACGGCAGCCGGTTGGACATCAGCGAATCGAGTTTCACGAGCGACATGATGCCGTCTTCTGTCAGCAATAGTCTCCTGTCTTTAGCCCTGCCGTTGCTCTCGTCTTCCCCCATTAGTCTAGACTTGTCCACGCATAGACATTTGATTCTACTCGCTGGCAATCTGGCCTCGGGCATAgcattttgcaattttaaacCGCACGATCCTTCTAAGAGCTCGGGCACTATCAAAGATAAGCAGATAGAGCTCTTACTGACGCATGTGACTAGGGTGTTGAACATCTACGTTCACATTATCGACGACGTGCAGCTTGCTCAGCCGAGCGCTAAGACGACGCTCACAACGTTGACGTCCACGCAAACCTTGTCCCCAAAGAAGAAGATGGTGATGGGCGAGCAGAAGTCGAAAGAGAAAGGGGAACGGTTTGGTGGCTTGAGATTCGGGAAAGAACAGATGGGCACCTTTGCCTCTGTGCCCCATTACATGAAGATGTATAACATCCTGAAGGCTGCGCACTCCAACTACCTGGTCACTTTGGAATCCGATGCCAGCGAGATGTACTTGTCGCTGTTGAACGCGGTGCTGGATGTTCTTTCTCAGATCCTCGAAATAGTCTCGTACAACGAGGGTGCTCAGATCACGGAGGAGATTCTGTATTATTTACAAACTACAGTAGTTCTTTCGCCAACTGCCACTGTCCAGTGTGTGCAGCAGTTGCTCAAGTGTCTCTGCAGCACGAACGTCTACGCGCAGTGGAACGAATCCGAGGGCCAGAGGAACATAGACAGAATTGCTATACTCAGGGATGATGTCAAAGGGTTCTACAATCACTGCTTCCAGAATCCCGCCAGGCAAATGGCGGACACCATTAAATCGATGGGAAACAACTGCAGGGGTGAAAATGAACTGGATACAGGGTGGGTAGGACTGTTGCGCAGAGAGGGGGACAGAAAATCCTATACGATCATGAAGAACCTGTCCCGCTGGACGGACCAGAAGACCTCCATAGCTTCGTTCATTCGCTTATTCGAGCCCATGGTGATAAAGTCTTTGAAACAGTACACGGTGACGAGCAGCGTGCCATTACAGTGTCAAGTTTTGATGTTGCTCAGTCAGCTGGTACAGTTAAGAGTGAACTATTGTCTGCTGGATTCCGAGAGGATATTCATAGGGTTCGTGCTGAGGCAGTTCGAGCACTTCGAGGAGGGTCACGTGCAGCATACGGAGAACATTCTGCCGAAGATCTTCAACTTCTTGGTGCACCTATCTTACGAGAAGAACCACTCTAGGATGATCATAGGAGTCCCAAAGATCATTCAATTGTGCGACGGGTTGATGGCGAGCGGGCAACCAGCTCTCACTCATTGCATACCGGCTTTAGCGCCAGTCGTGGAGGACGTATTTCTAATCAGGAACGCGAGCTCGAACCCGGTCGAGCAGAGAGAGTTGGAGACGACAAGGGAAGTATTGATCTCGATGCTTTTACGTCTTGCGGAGTATTATCAGATCATCGAGCTGCTGGCGTTGTGCCTGACAGAGTCTAGATCCAGCGGCGACGGGAATGGTGAGGAAAAATGGAGGAGATGGTCCAGGCTGACAATGGACACTGTCTTGCCCATGCTAACCGCTGGCAGAGTTCGGATAGAATCGGAGAGGGCCCACGTGGCtctggtgaagctattcgccGCGATTTCGCCCACGGTCTTCAGGCCAGTCGATCCTCTATTAAAAGTTTTGCTGGTTGCGCCGGAAGAGACCCTAGACGCTTCCACGGTGAAGTTGAAGCGATGGCTGGGAATGATCAACGTGGTTCTACTATCGCTGATTTCGTGCGCGAAAGAGGAATCGATGCTGGCACGATTATCCGATTTGAACACGAACATGACGGATCTGATGCAGTCATTTCTTCTCCCAGAATCCTGTCGGACGGTCGACCCTCTGCACGTTTTAGGGTTTCAGTCCTCCGACGTTCCTCCCGAGAGGGTGCTCGCCAGGTTCATCTTCAAGGTAATCAGCTGGGTCGGCTCCAAGGTGTACAGTTTCCTAGGTCTGATCGATTACAATGCCAGCGACTCGTTCGTCCCGTTCGCCGAATCTTTGGACAGCGATCGTTACTTGCTCCAGCAGTTTGCGTTCTTCCTGCAGCTGTGCATCCACATGTTCGAGTCCGGCAGCCACTGCAAGGTAGCCAATGCGACCATGCAGATGATCCAAGGCCGCTGTATACCCGACGAAGAGAAGCTGGCAATAACAGATCTGAATCATCTGATGCTCAGTATTGGGAACAGGTGTCCGATGCTGACGTGCCAGTGGGCTTACTTAATGACCCTTTTAAGCTACAACGAGATGTCCTTCTGGTCGAAGGTGTTGGGCACGCATCAGCAGCCTCTCGCCGAAGAGAAGAAGACCGAGCGACCCAGCAGCATCAACATCCACATCATCAGGAAGGGCGGCAACATCCTCTTCTGCGACTACGTGTGCGAGAACCTGAGCGACGCGGAGCCGTTGACGTGGCTGCTGGTCAACCATACTGAAGACACCGTGAACAACGCTATCGAGAGTCCTGTCAGAGATCTACTGACTGCAGCTGTGCACAGGAACCCCGCAGCTAGTGGATTACTTGTACAAGCCATCGCTACCAAGTGCACAAACCTGTCGCAGCCTAGCTTTGTCAAACGTCTTCTGCAGTGCATCGAGGGTGCCCATCATTCGCAGAGTGGAGCGGTGCTGATGACCTTGATCCCGAAGTTCCTGTCCACCAAGTTCCTCGCGCTGTCCCGAATGGCCTCGAAGATAGCCAGCAGAAGAGTAGAGATCTTATTGACCACCGGAGCTGCGGATGTAATGAACCAGTTGGCGAAGGACGATTTCATCAAGATCATGGACACCTTGCAAGCGACTAAGCTGGCTAAGAAGCACGGGCCTCTGATCAGTTTGCTGAACAAGCTGGGTGTACAATTCTACGATCTGTCTCCGTTAGAGTTGGACCAATGCAGACCATTCAATCCGTCCACGGTGAAGAGCATCCAGCTGGACCGCGGTTGGTTCCTGTCGCAGGTGAAGCTGCGCTGCTGTAATTCCTACGCTGGCTACAGTCCTTCCGAAGCAGCCCAGTTGTTGAGAGATTTGGACTTCGACGACTGCCTAGACATCCTCTCCTGCAAAGAGTTCAACATCTCGATCCTGAAGCCGTGTATAGTACTCGGTACCCGCACGTCAATCGAAAGGTGCCAGAGGCTGGAACTAGATGCAGCGCAGAACCAGAAGGATCTGAAGTTCGAGGAAAGTCCGTTGTACAAAGCGGCGAAGCAGTGTCTGTTAGAACACGTGCGCAGCGTCACCGAGCTGATGCCGAAGCCGCACCACATCTACAATCCCCGGCAACCGAGTGGATACTCGAAGGATCTCAAGTACGCGGCTCGGTTAGACGAATTGTTATCCGAGTCGGTGTACTGGGACGTGCTCTTCATGCTGATCCCGGCCGTGACGATGTTCGTGAAGACCCTGCCACAGTTGGCCAGGTACAACTTGTCGAAGACGGAGCTGAAGTCGGAGGAGGACCTGGCCAAGTTCTCGGTGTTGTGTCTGGAGCTGACGCACTGGATGATTCACGGGGACGAGAAGAAACTGAGGAAGCTGAGGCCGAGGGACATGGCGCTTGCTCTCAGCTGCGCCTCCGAGGTCTTGAAACAGCCTGGGCCGAGCAAGATCGTCGGAGACAGCGCGAGGTATACGTGGGTTTGCACCGCCGCAGCTTCCCTGACGAGAGTCGTCGAGCACCTGTTAACGACGATCGACTCTTTACCGGTTATAGATGCTCGCGCTTTACAGCCGGCCCTCGAGGACGAGGACACCAAAGAGTTCGCGCAAGCGTGCACGAAAATGGCGGCGCTGGTCGCCTGGCTGGAACAGTACCGGAAGGAGGGAGTCTCCAAGAGCATTCCGCGATACCTGTTCGACACGATCGAGGACTTGATAGTGAGCGTGAGCAGGCAGCCGCTGGTTAATTCGTACATCTTGACGCCGCCGTTAGTCTGGAGGCAGCATTGGGACGTAGTCGGCGGAGGGCCGACCAAATGCTACTTCCCGCTGATGTCCTCCGAGTCGAATCTGTTGCTGGAGGTGGAGATTCTCGAGCAGTTTATTTACAGGATCAATCTGCTGGGCTGGATCTCTCGGCTGCAGTTCGAGGAGATCTGGATGGCTCTTCTGGGCGTGTTGAACCTCTCGCAGAACGAAGCTGTCGTCCCCGACGAGATCCCCACGCTGATACAAGCGAGTAGTCTTGCCGTGCAAGCGATCACCAGGCTGCTGCTTCAGACGCTATACCTCCCGTATCCTGGCAATCCCGGGGCTAGCACTCTGATACATCATCCGAGGGACCCGCAGCTCGCAGTTACCAAAATCAGCTCCCAGAAGCTGTTCGCGATCCAGGACATGCTCGCCTGGAGGTACGAGTGCATGAACGACTCGGAGAACACTGGAGGATTGAGGATGGATCACGTTTTCCATCGTGGGAACGTGGAGAGGACATCTAACTCGAACAACTACGCGTACAGTCAGCTATCCGTGCCCTATCTGTGGGCCCTGTGCAATTTGTACGAGGATAAATTGAACATCTCCGTTCTGAACTTGAAGAACAGGAGGAACGACGCGTTGATGTCTTCGTCGTTGGACCTGGACTCTTGTCTACGCTTCCTGGTGGATCTCTACACGTCGTGGACCTCGCCCCAGTTCAATACACCGGTGCAGCTGCTGACAGAAACTGTTAAGTCTATTTTAGCGATTTCCGAATTGTTCGTGGAGAGAAGCCAGTACCAGTGGATGCTAGACACATTGCTGGAAATCGCGAAGGTCCATCCCACGGAGAATGTGATTCTGCATCAGTATCTGATCGTATCCGTCTGTAAAGCTGCCGCTGTCTTAACACCGCTG GACTTCGAGACGTTGGACAAAGTGAAGCGTCTAGTAGACATTAATCTGAAGTCTGGCTTCCTACCAGCGAGGGTAGCCGCTCTTCATGGCTCCCTGTACTTGTTGCAAAGCGCTGTGCTGACAAATTGCGAGGAGACGATGAACATCATACATCCTCCAGCGATAGAGTACATCCAGAAGCATCTGGACGCGCAAGATTCAAACAG CGTATTGAGTCAAAGCGAGGAGCATCAGGGTGTGATGTGGGCTCTGGTGTTCTTCCTGCTGGAGCATGCTGAGGATACACCACCAGATGCAGAAGCCCCAGCCGTTTTAGAACTGGTTCTAACCTTGTTGACCTCCCAGAACATCTCATCCAGCTTACACCAGACCCTCCTGCAG GGCTTGGAGCGTCTGGTGATCACCAAGAGCGTGATAGGCAAAGTAGCTGAACAAATTGTCAAGGTAGCTATAGATCGGTTAAGGCAGCCCAGCCCCATGCTGTCCTTGCCAGCCTTGCAGCTGTTGTTGACCTGCATGTACACGGAAGCAGCTGATAGGCTGAATCAACCGGAAATTGAGGAGCCGTTGCCCGACCAGGAGCCAGAAGCTTTGGTGCGCTCTATAGAACGCACTTCCGCGATTTTCGACAAAATCAGGAAGGGACACACCATGGAGGTGGAACTGCTCTGCGCGGTTCTGTCCGCCGTTCTAGGGGATTTCTTCCCACCGTCCGAAATCCTCACCAAAGTTATAGGGGAATTCCTGTCCCCGCAGCAGCCGCACCCGAGATTACTTTCTGCTGTAGTATTCAAA GTCTGCGAGAGAGCTTGCACCTGCGCCCAGATGGAGCTGCTCCAGGACTGGGTGGTGTTCAGTCTGCCAAACTTTATCCAGAGCCTGCCAGTGACAATGTCGACCTGGTGTCTGTCCTGTTTCTTCATTAGCTCGTCCACGAATCGTTGGCTTAGAGccat ATTCCCGTACGTCCAATCGAGAATAGGAAAATACGAGTACGAAGATAAAAAGATACTCTGCATTGCTGCTTCGGATTTCTATCACAAG CTGACCAAGGATACACAGAGAAAAGCGTTCGTGGAAACGTTCGAGGCAGCAGCGAAGGAGCCGGGGGCTCCGTTCGGCGACATTTTAGCGTCGTTTTAG